The Candidatus Zixiibacteriota bacterium DNA segment ATAGTAACTTGTCTTGACATACTCGCAACGCAGATAGTTGTGCAAGAAGTCTGCATCGGTCGTGTCCAGCTGGCCGGCAATACCCTGGCCGCTCAAAAGCAGATTACCACCGGCGTCCAGATACGCCTTGATGGTGATAATCTCGTCCGGTGTTAAGAGATTGCTGCGGTGGTCTCCGGTAAACCATATTACCATATCGTACTCGCCCAGATGGGCCGCTTGGGGCGTGCCCCAGGATGCGTTCCAAACGTCGTAGGTGGAATCGGTGTACAGCAGCGCCAGGCGGTAGTACAGGTCGACATCGTTGCCGGCCAGATCATCGTCGACCAACAGCACCGACGCTTCGCCGGTCGATTTGTCAAAGCTCAAAGTCTGCACCTTGGTGCCGTAGTTGCTCGTCCAGGTGATGGTCAGGCTGAAGGTGGCAACCTGCCTGCCGCAGCCGTTGGGGATATCAAACTCGAACGGCGTGGCCGCATTGTCTACCGATCCCCCGACCGCCATGTCGCTGAAAGATGCACTGCCCACCGTGACATTTAAGGGCGGCCCGGATACCGACAGTTCTGCGGATATATCGGAGAGCGCTTCTTCGTGCAGGTTGTCCAGAGTAACGGCAAACTGGATCGTTTCGCCGTCTTCCAGAATACCATCGCCGTCGCCGCCTGAACTATCATTGAACGCCAGTCCCCCAATCTGCGGACCTTTCCACATGTCGACAAGATACACCGTGTCGCCCTCGAATTCTGAAATTGCCAACTGATAATCGCGGTTGTTGAAGCATAGACCGGCCGGTTGGTTATGACCGGACGAAATCAACTCCGGCGGCGCCACAAAATCGTTGTCGTAGCGATAGATTGAACCGTTGGTGTGAGTGGCCACGTAGACATTGCCACGTGCATCAATGTTGACCCCATCATATCGACCTGGTGAGGTAGTAGTAAGACTCACCACCGTCGAATCATCCATGTTGACCGCCACAATCTGGGAATTCTGAATGTAGCTGACCACGATAATGCGATTGTTTCGAATATCGAACGTACAATCCTGAATAGCCTGGCCCAAGCCGGAGGCGAATGTCCAATGTTCACCATCGCTGAGGCGCAGTTTTATGATACGCCCGCCCGTGTCAACGATGTACAAGAAGCCCGAAGTATCGGCTGTGAGGCCATCGATACCACCCCAGGCAACGATGCTCTGCTGGAATACCGTAGCCCCGGTGGCGGCGTCCAACCCAACCAGTATTCCGGGCGTTGAGACATACAGCACGCTATCCACTAAGTGGTTGCCAAGCGTCTGGGTGAGTCCATCCCTGAACGGTGACTGAATGCCCGCGGTGTCGATAGCCACGATAGCCCCATCATACAGGCTCGATACTAAATAGCGATTATTAATGCTGTCAAACGATATGCTCTCTACCCCGTTTAGCAGATTCTGCCCGTTCACTGACCCCACCACTAACAGGATCAATGCCACTATTACTGTGCCTCTTCGTCGATACATGGTTTTCCTCTCCGTCGAATCGTTTTCTATGTCAATTTCTGTCGCGCCTTTCGTATCAGGGGTGCCGCCAGCGGTCATCTCTTGCACAGGCAGACCTTTTTTTTGCGCTTCGCCATATCCTAACCTCGATCTTAGCAAAGTAGGGTGGGTCCGTCTTCGGACCCGCCTTTGTTGGCAGGCTTGAAGACAGACCTGCCCTACAAGAGAAGGTTCCACCCAAGCAACCAGCCGGACTATCCCATCCAGTAGTTGCGTCTGTCACTTGTTCGGCTTATGTTTGTCTGATTATGAGGTACGAAGCAGACCGATGAATCTCAATGACCTCTATAGTGCAGCCCGCAACGGCGACCGGCGCGCCGAGGAAAAGCTATTTGATGTTCTGACTGCAAGATTCAGGCTGTTTTCGCGCCAGAGAATATGGGACAGCGACGTTTCCGAAGAAGTCGTCCAGGAGAGCCTGTTGACGATTTATAAGGAGTACAAGACGATTACCTTTACCTCAAGCTTCGCCGCCTGGGCATACAAAGTACTGAACAATCGGATCCTCGCCCAGATCAAGAAAGGCCAAAGGCAAGCAAGTCGTTTGCAGCCGTTGCCCGAGGGTGATACAACTGTCGCCCCCGCCTCTGAAGACTTTGACCCGGCCTTGAAACGACGGCTTCTGGATTGTCTGAAGAAGATTCGTTCCACCAACTTGCGCTACGCCCGGATTCTCAATTTACAGTACCAGGGATTCGATACTGAAGATGTATGCAGGCGATTGGCCGTGACTCGCAGCAACTTGTATTCGCTGCTATCACGGGCGCGTACGGTTTTGGAGCTATGTCTTGAGGAAGGGGGCGTGCTGTGACCAATGGCTGCAACGACCAACGGTTTGAGACTCTCTTGCACGCCTACGAACTGGGGTTCCTAAGCGAAGATGAACGGGCGGAGTTGGAGATGCACATGCTCGACTGTTCCAGCTGCTTTGAGAAGGCACAGAGACTCGCACCGACCATGCAACTGATAAAGAGCGATCCCGAGGTGCGCGAAGCTGTCGACTCACTGGATTCAGACGAAAGCACGGTGCCGAGCGATACGATCGGTATTCCCGAGATGAGAGCTCGCCGTAGTTTGTGGCGCAAGCTCATGCCGACCTCGATTGCGGCTGCAGCCGTGCTCGCACTGCTTGTGTTCAAGCCCTGGAAAGTCCAGATCAGCACTGACGAAGCGGTGGCTCAGGAGAATCGGCTGGCCGTGATGTATTTCGAGAACCTGGTGGATGAGGCAGATTCAAGTCATCTGGGCGAGATCGCGACCAATCTCTTGATCACCGATCTGTCGGAATCACGGTTCATCCAGGTGGTATCAAGCCAACACCTGCACGACCTGCTCAAACTAATCGGCAATGAAGACGTGAAGATAGTCGACAAGGATATCGCTACCCAGATCGCCCGCAAGGCGAGGGCCAAATGGATTCTGACCGGGAAGATTCTTCAGTCCTCTCCCGGTTTTGTTGTAACGGCTCAGATTGTGGATGTCTCCAGCGGAAACGCCGTTGCATCCCAGCGAGTGACCGGCGCTAAGGAGGATGACATTTTTGCGGTCGTCGACAAACTGACAACAGAAGTTAAAAATGATCTCTCCCTGCCGGCCGATGCCATGGGCGAGATGGACCCCTCGGTGGCCGATGTCACGACACACTCGGCCGAAGCTTACCGGCACTACCTGGACGGCCTGGAACTCCGTCGCAAATTCTATAGTCCCGAGGCGGCGGCAAGTTTTCAAAAAGCGCTTGAGTACGACTCCACCTTCGCCATGGCCTGGTATCATCTGGCCAAGCTTATCGACCGAAATCTGGTCGACCGGGCCGTCCAGTACGCCGACAAGGTCGGACGCAAAGAGCAATACTACATACGCAGCCTCAAGGCGTTGATCGACCAAGACACAGAGCAAGCCATGGCCCTGCTGCAAGAATTGGTCCGACATTTCCCCGATGAAAAAACAGCCTTGCTGGACCTTGGCCGCCTTTACAATCAAATAGGAGACAACTCAGAAGCGATTGAGGTTTTCCATCGGGCCGTTGAGATCGATCCTACGTACAAAGAAGCCTTCAATCTACTGGCCTACACCTATCAAGGGTATGGTAAGCTCGACAGCGCCTTGATGGCCATCAACCGATACATCGATCTGGCCCCGGATGAACCTAACCCCTACGACTCACGTGGAGACATTTACCGGGCTGAGAAGATGTTCGATGAAGCGATTGAGTCATACCAACAAGCTCTGCGCATAGCGCCGGATTTCAATGCCACCCGATACAAACTGGGCCCGCTATTGATGATTCGCGGTGATTTCGATCTGGCCGACAGTTGCTTCCAGTGGATGGCCGATTCACCCCGCAAAGTCACCCGATCCGGTGCGCGGGTGTATCTGGCCCTGCCCCACATCGGTCGTGGACATCTCAACCAGGCTATCGAGATTCTGGACGATGGGATCGCCGCCGACCGCCTCGAACAGAGCGGCGGCTGGAACAGTGTTCTCAAGTACTACCTCAAAGCGCTGTGCTATCTTGAACAGGGACGCAACAGCGACGCCATCGATGCGGTGGATTCCTGTTTCAGCGTACACGACCGGGACTCGCCGCTGGACATGCAGTGTTTTCGTGGATTGTACACTTACACGCTGGCCGAAACCGGCCAGGTTGCGCGCAGTGCCGAATCGACGCTGGTCTTCGAGACCTTCCTTGACACTAACGGGATCGTGTTGGAACCGTACTATTTCGCACGC contains these protein-coding regions:
- a CDS encoding RNA polymerase sigma factor: MNLNDLYSAARNGDRRAEEKLFDVLTARFRLFSRQRIWDSDVSEEVVQESLLTIYKEYKTITFTSSFAAWAYKVLNNRILAQIKKGQRQASRLQPLPEGDTTVAPASEDFDPALKRRLLDCLKKIRSTNLRYARILNLQYQGFDTEDVCRRLAVTRSNLYSLLSRARTVLELCLEEGGVL
- a CDS encoding FlgO family outer membrane protein, with the protein product MTNGCNDQRFETLLHAYELGFLSEDERAELEMHMLDCSSCFEKAQRLAPTMQLIKSDPEVREAVDSLDSDESTVPSDTIGIPEMRARRSLWRKLMPTSIAAAAVLALLVFKPWKVQISTDEAVAQENRLAVMYFENLVDEADSSHLGEIATNLLITDLSESRFIQVVSSQHLHDLLKLIGNEDVKIVDKDIATQIARKARAKWILTGKILQSSPGFVVTAQIVDVSSGNAVASQRVTGAKEDDIFAVVDKLTTEVKNDLSLPADAMGEMDPSVADVTTHSAEAYRHYLDGLELRRKFYSPEAAASFQKALEYDSTFAMAWYHLAKLIDRNLVDRAVQYADKVGRKEQYYIRSLKALIDQDTEQAMALLQELVRHFPDEKTALLDLGRLYNQIGDNSEAIEVFHRAVEIDPTYKEAFNLLAYTYQGYGKLDSALMAINRYIDLAPDEPNPYDSRGDIYRAEKMFDEAIESYQQALRIAPDFNATRYKLGPLLMIRGDFDLADSCFQWMADSPRKVTRSGARVYLALPHIGRGHLNQAIEILDDGIAADRLEQSGGWNSVLKYYLKALCYLEQGRNSDAIDAVDSCFSVHDRDSPLDMQCFRGLYTYTLAETGQVARSAESTLVFETFLDTNGIVLEPYYFARGALALITGDKRTTVADLQKSADWVEWKNDFFPAYFLARALLEDGQTEEAAEQFENLLDNGTIWQAFLEIWNLRSRLYLAAAYEKLGRYDDARTQCEYVLERWSDADPDLAIVEDARERLARLAQRP